The segment CCCCGCTCCCTCATCGTCCGGCCGAGACCGCATCGTCGCAGCGTGTAGCTCCCTCGCCAAGCAGTTCATTCTGAAACGAACAGTTACGCGCGACGAGCCCGCGCTCGCGCGGCCAGGCCGGGTGTTCGGCGGAGGGGTACGCCTCGTCCGCGTGGAGTCCGACGGGTCGGCGCCGCCGTGGTCCCCGGCGGGACCCGAGGCCGTGTCGACGATCGCCGAGGTCCTGACCCACCTCGCCCCGGGCCCCGAGTTCGTCCAGCACCGCCCGGTGCGGCCGAGGCCACAAGTCGGCCTCGGTCGCTACCGTGAAGCCGCGATGCGCGGAGGCGGGCGACGTGCACGTCACGTGAGGCGGCCTCTAGCGCTCGTCCGGCGGATCATGGGGCCGCGCCAGGGCCGGACCGAGGCAAGGGCGGGTCGGCGCCCTAATCGTGTTGACCGCCCCTGGCAGGCAATGCTGGAGTCGGCAGGTGGACAGCATCCCCGCCAACCGGCGGCTCTGGAACCAGATCAGCAGCGCCTACCAGCACAGGCACGACCCGCGAATCGGTGCCTCACCCCGGCTGTGGGGCATGTACTCCATCCCCGACGCGCACCTGCAGGCCCTGGGCGACGTCACCGGCAAACGCGTCCTCGAACTCGGCTGCGGCGCCGGCCAGTGGTCCAGGGCGCTCGTCGCCGAGGGCGCCACCGTGGTCGGTCTCGATCTGTCCGAAGCCCAACTCGCCGCAGCCGCCCGCGCGATGGGAGCGGCCCGCTACCCGCTGGTGCAAGGTGCCGCCGAACAGCTCCCCTTCGTCGCCGACAGCTTCGACCTGGTGTTCTGCGACTTCGGTGGGCTCAGCTGGGCGCCCCCGCACCTGGCCGTCCCGCAGGCCGCCCGCGTCTTGCGCCGAGGCGGGCGCCTGGTGTTCAACGTCGCCAGCCCATGGTTCGAAGCTTGCTACGACGAAGCCGCCAGCCGCGTGACCACGACGCTGCAGCAGGACTACTTCGGGCTGAACACCATCGCCGAAGGCGACGGCGCGACCAGCTATCAGCTCACCTACGGCGACTGGGTCAAGGTCCTGCGCGGCGCGGGTCTCGTCATCGACGACCTCATCGAGCCGCGGCCCGAACTCGGAACACCCAACGGCTACAACGAAACCGACCCACCCGACTGGGCACGCCGCTGGCCGGCGGAACTGCTCTGGGTATCCCACAAGCCGTAGGTTCCGCCGGGCCGAGACGTGAAGGCGTCCCCTCGAGCGTGTCTCATTGATCGGTTGGTCAGTTGATCGGACGCGCCTGTCCGATCAGTGATCACTGATGCGATGTGGGACCCCACGCCCTCGGACGCTCCCGCGGCGGCCTGAGCATGAAGGTCCACCTTGCCAGCGACTGCGGCGAGGCCGCGACGGAGGCCGCGCCCACCGGCCTTCGACGCCGAAGCGTACAAGCAGCGCAACGCCGTCGAGCGGTGCATCAACCGACTCAAGCAGTGGCGCGGCCTGGCCATGCGAACGGACAAGCTCACCATCGCCTACCAGGCCGCACTCCACCTCGCCGCGATCCTCATCTGGACAGCCGCTTGACCGCCGAAGCACCTTGCCCGCGAAGATGGCCACATGGACGATCTTGTGAAGTTCCTCGTCGCACGCATCATGGACGACAATCATGCCTATGCCTACGTGGCCGGCACCCTGGGCAGTGAGGCTCTTCTCGACAGCCATCTCCCCATGCTCGACCTGATCGAGCAACTGGCACACGACTACAAGGCCATGGACCCCTCGGACTCCCGCTCGGCCGGTCTGGCATACGCGCTGCGCGTCCTTGGCCAGTCATACGCCGAACACCCCGCCTACCAGCGGGAATGGCGCCCATAGCCTGTCAAGGAGACAGTCCCTGGGCCTGCCCGGCTGATCACGGGCGGAGCCGGAGCGGGATCGAGGCGAGGGTGACGGTCCCGTGGAAGACGTAGGCGCGTTGGTCGAAGCTTGTGGCCACGGCCCGGAAGTTCTTCAACGCGTCGAACGTCCGCTCCACTTCGTTCCTGCGTTCGTCGATCGTCGTGTCGAAGCCGCCGGGCCGTCCGCCCTGCTGCCTCGTCTTTTGTGGTGGGCTCGCTGACCTCAAGGCTTGGGAATGGTGTGCTCGATCTGGCGACATCGCAGGTAGCGGCGGTTGCGCCGGGAGGAATACGCCTAGTCGCCGCCCAGGTAGTCGGGCCGGGTGCGCGGATGCCGGCCACCCGGGCGGTGGACACGGATGTGTTCCTTGGCCGGGCCGAGCTGCGGGGCGTCGACCCCCGGCCCGGCGTGATCAGCGGCGCCAGGGGGCGGCGTCCGTCTTCACCGGCCAGGTGGATCTTGCAGGTCAGGCCGCCCCGGGAGCGTCCGAGTCCCTCGTCTGGGCGGTGGTGCCGGGGCGTGCTTCCTTCCCGGCAACCAAGGAGGTCTCCTGCGCGCTCCCCCGCATGCTGATGAGTCCGGCAGGGCGTGGAGTCCACGCTCACCATCGAACCAGGCGATGCGGCCGACGAGCCGACCCGCGAACGGCCGCAAGATCCGCCGGACGGGCCCTACGCCTTGATCGGTGCGGCCGACCTGGCGGCCTGTTCGATCTTCGCGCAGTAGGCTGCACGGGCTTCCTCGTCGATCTGCTTCTCGTGTTCGGGGCGCATCCCGGTCCGACCGTCGAGGCCCTCGCGCAGGATGTCGACGTGCCCGAGATGCCGGTTGGACTCGCCGAGGACATGGACCAGGATGGCGAACAGGTTCGTGTCGGCATGAGGCTCCGGCCACCACGGCACGTGGCCGGGGGCGTCGAGGGGAAGCCCGTTGATCGTCGCGTCCGAGTGTTCCCACGTGCGCCGGTAGAACCCGATGATCTGATCGCGCGTCTCGTCCTCGGCCGCCCACAGATCGCTGCCGTCGTGGTCCTGCCACGGGGGCAGCCCTTCCGGGGAAGGGCGGTCGAAGACCTCACCGAAGTACCTGGCCTCGACGGCGGCCACGTGTTTGACCAGGCCGAGGAGGTTGGTCCCGGTCGCGGTCAAAGGTCGGCGGGCGTCGTATTCGGACAAGCCGTCGAGTTTCCAGAGCAGCGCCTCGCGGTCCCGCCTCAGTCGCCCGTGCATGGTGTCTTTCGCGAATTCTTCGATCATGCGGCATGAGCCTGCCATGGGCTGCTCGTGGTCTCAACGTCCCGTACGTGGTCCGCAACGACCGGCAGAGCCGAGGCGACAGCGATCAGACCGTGACCCCACCGCGGCCGTCTGGCCGCGCCGCCCCGGCTCACCGTCCGCGAGCGCCCCTCACCAGCTACTCGGCCGACGCCGCCCGCAATGCCACCGCCGGCCGGGCGAGCGTCGCTCACGGCAGCGGGATACGCGGACCCGCACGAACGAGCCCGCGATTCCCCACTGCGCCCCCGGACAGCTGACTCGGTGTGACCGAGG is part of the Streptomyces sp. NBC_00250 genome and harbors:
- a CDS encoding DUF6221 family protein, translating into MDDLVKFLVARIMDDNHAYAYVAGTLGSEALLDSHLPMLDLIEQLAHDYKAMDPSDSRSAGLAYALRVLGQSYAEHPAYQREWRP
- a CDS encoding class I SAM-dependent methyltransferase, with the translated sequence MDSIPANRRLWNQISSAYQHRHDPRIGASPRLWGMYSIPDAHLQALGDVTGKRVLELGCGAGQWSRALVAEGATVVGLDLSEAQLAAAARAMGAARYPLVQGAAEQLPFVADSFDLVFCDFGGLSWAPPHLAVPQAARVLRRGGRLVFNVASPWFEACYDEAASRVTTTLQQDYFGLNTIAEGDGATSYQLTYGDWVKVLRGAGLVIDDLIEPRPELGTPNGYNETDPPDWARRWPAELLWVSHKP
- a CDS encoding DinB family protein; translation: MIEEFAKDTMHGRLRRDREALLWKLDGLSEYDARRPLTATGTNLLGLVKHVAAVEARYFGEVFDRPSPEGLPPWQDHDGSDLWAAEDETRDQIIGFYRRTWEHSDATINGLPLDAPGHVPWWPEPHADTNLFAILVHVLGESNRHLGHVDILREGLDGRTGMRPEHEKQIDEEARAAYCAKIEQAARSAAPIKA